Proteins co-encoded in one Rhodopirellula bahusiensis genomic window:
- a CDS encoding Hsp70 family protein produces the protein MNSRDPSTDTDDPLPPRYCIGIDLGTTNCVLAYVDTEVVEEDSGNMEDATTEFAVETFMVPQWVDLGVAESRSTLPSFHYTLHPSEKLSHSDSHDWLNPSGDTLASCVGEYARIAGLLHPGRQIASAKSWLSHEGVDRTADLLPWHGDHDVPRRSPADASASYLKHLVDAWDAEHPDHPMSQQDIVITLPASFDEVARELTIRAAKMAGLPRIQLIEEPQAAFYAWLDRHRSKWQDLVQVGQLILVCDIGGGTTDLTLIRVRPADKDDQSNVVQFHRVAVGKHLILGGDNLDLAVAKAAEAKIGRTLSPRQWQQLLAAARQTKETFLSEPRPERTTIHLPGEGSSLIGGGLSVEMTAEEVDTLLLDGFFPDVEMTSEVDSQQSGFQEVGLPYAADPAVTKHLAEFLREHRRTGLDDQSASDPDSMDSDQVNLVLFNGGVLTAPAIRKRVVGSLTRWFSEPAVLESARLDLAVAQGAAHYAMVRRGHGVRIAANLARTYFMQIEQNPPRAVCVIPADAQAGQSYRIDQVPMDLRVGVPVSFPLWVSSTRLADRPGEVVDIDPNTMTALPPIQTALKDRKRRDQSTMQIVIESELSEIGTVGLFCVSDPKRWRLEFDIRGTLETDRESHDYAGESAGIVDEETLDECRQLISRVFVEGTLKPSLLIKRLQTTVGSSRDQWPPALLRQLWESLLEVQDQRRRSSAHESRWLNLAGFALRPGYGVAVDDWRTSQTWRMIYGKITHPDHQVRAESYVMWRRIAGGMTAGQQSQLATSLGKWLLAGTSNQDMAEANEAWRTIGSLELLPIDQKRIFATAVMESLDRKKASPLYPSLFWTLGRLASRVLAYGPLNLIVPATDVSHWIQKLSNSRSLETKDDATNRLAAFTITQMTRRCDDRFRDVDQPTRDRALSLLDRLGAPDHWTDLVKNGGQLDHEEQQAVFGDTLPLGIELRG, from the coding sequence ATGAATTCTCGCGATCCTTCGACCGACACTGATGATCCACTTCCGCCGCGTTATTGCATCGGAATCGATCTGGGCACGACCAATTGCGTGTTGGCCTATGTCGATACGGAAGTCGTGGAAGAAGACAGCGGCAACATGGAAGACGCGACGACCGAGTTCGCCGTTGAAACTTTCATGGTGCCACAGTGGGTGGATCTTGGCGTGGCCGAATCCAGGTCAACGCTGCCGTCGTTTCACTACACACTTCATCCTTCGGAGAAACTGTCGCACAGTGACTCGCACGATTGGTTGAATCCATCGGGCGACACCCTGGCATCGTGCGTCGGCGAATACGCCCGAATCGCCGGGCTGTTGCATCCCGGTCGGCAGATCGCATCGGCAAAGAGCTGGTTGTCGCACGAAGGCGTGGACCGGACCGCGGATTTGTTGCCTTGGCATGGTGACCATGACGTTCCGCGTCGATCGCCGGCGGATGCCTCAGCGAGTTATCTGAAACACTTGGTTGATGCTTGGGATGCCGAGCACCCCGACCATCCGATGTCGCAGCAAGACATCGTCATCACATTGCCGGCATCGTTCGATGAAGTCGCTCGTGAGCTGACCATTCGCGCCGCGAAGATGGCTGGTTTGCCTCGTATTCAATTGATCGAAGAACCCCAAGCCGCCTTCTATGCTTGGTTGGATCGACATCGAAGCAAATGGCAAGATCTCGTCCAAGTCGGCCAGCTCATTTTGGTGTGTGATATCGGTGGTGGCACGACCGACCTGACACTCATTCGTGTGCGTCCTGCCGACAAGGATGATCAATCCAACGTCGTTCAGTTTCATCGTGTCGCGGTGGGCAAACACCTGATCCTGGGCGGAGACAACCTCGACTTGGCCGTTGCAAAAGCGGCTGAAGCCAAAATTGGACGCACATTGAGTCCGCGGCAATGGCAACAACTGTTGGCGGCGGCTCGCCAAACGAAAGAGACGTTCCTGTCAGAGCCTCGACCCGAACGCACGACGATTCACTTGCCCGGCGAAGGTTCGTCGCTGATCGGTGGCGGGCTTAGCGTTGAAATGACCGCGGAAGAAGTCGACACGCTGCTGCTGGATGGATTCTTTCCGGATGTTGAGATGACGTCGGAAGTCGACTCGCAACAGAGCGGATTCCAAGAGGTTGGGCTGCCCTACGCTGCCGATCCCGCTGTCACCAAGCATCTTGCCGAGTTCCTTCGGGAGCATCGACGGACCGGTCTGGACGACCAATCCGCAAGCGACCCAGACTCGATGGACAGCGACCAAGTCAACTTGGTCCTCTTCAACGGTGGCGTGCTGACGGCGCCCGCGATACGGAAACGCGTGGTTGGTTCTTTGACGAGGTGGTTTTCCGAGCCCGCCGTCCTGGAATCCGCTCGGTTGGATTTGGCTGTCGCTCAAGGTGCAGCCCACTATGCGATGGTCCGACGTGGCCACGGAGTTCGCATCGCTGCGAACTTAGCCCGCACGTACTTCATGCAGATCGAACAGAACCCACCGCGAGCGGTTTGCGTGATTCCCGCGGACGCGCAGGCCGGACAGTCCTACCGGATCGACCAAGTCCCGATGGATCTGCGAGTCGGCGTGCCGGTTAGTTTCCCTTTGTGGGTCAGCAGCACGCGATTGGCCGACCGACCGGGAGAAGTGGTCGACATTGATCCCAACACGATGACCGCTTTGCCGCCCATTCAAACAGCGCTCAAGGATCGAAAACGCCGCGATCAATCCACGATGCAAATCGTGATCGAATCGGAGCTGTCAGAAATCGGAACGGTCGGTCTGTTCTGCGTTTCGGATCCGAAACGATGGCGACTGGAATTTGACATTCGCGGAACACTCGAAACCGATCGCGAATCGCATGACTACGCCGGGGAATCCGCGGGGATTGTCGATGAAGAAACGCTCGACGAATGCCGCCAATTGATTTCGCGAGTCTTTGTTGAAGGGACGCTTAAACCTTCTCTGTTGATCAAACGGCTTCAAACCACGGTCGGCTCTTCTCGAGACCAGTGGCCACCGGCACTGCTTCGGCAGTTGTGGGAATCGTTGTTGGAGGTTCAAGATCAACGTCGTCGTTCGTCCGCTCATGAATCTCGCTGGTTGAACCTGGCTGGTTTCGCTCTTCGTCCCGGATATGGCGTCGCGGTCGATGATTGGCGTACCTCGCAAACCTGGCGCATGATCTACGGAAAAATCACGCACCCGGATCACCAGGTACGCGCCGAGTCCTATGTGATGTGGCGACGTATCGCGGGCGGAATGACGGCGGGGCAACAAAGTCAACTGGCCACTTCGCTGGGCAAATGGTTGCTTGCGGGAACCTCCAATCAAGACATGGCCGAAGCCAACGAAGCGTGGCGGACGATTGGCTCATTGGAATTGCTGCCGATTGATCAAAAGCGAATTTTCGCGACCGCCGTCATGGAGTCGCTCGACCGCAAGAAAGCATCGCCGTTGTACCCCAGTCTGTTTTGGACGCTTGGACGCCTCGCGTCTCGAGTGCTGGCGTATGGACCGTTGAATTTGATCGTTCCGGCCACAGATGTCTCGCACTGGATTCAAAAACTCTCGAATTCGCGATCGCTTGAGACCAAAGACGATGCCACCAACCGTTTGGCCGCTTTCACGATCACGCAAATGACCCGTCGCTGCGATGACCGTTTTCGCGACGTCGACCAGCCCACGCGGGATCGAGCCTTGAGTTTGCTGGATCGACTCGGTGCCCCGGATCACTGGACCGATTTGGTCAAGAATGGCGGCCAACTCGATCACGAAGAACAGCAAGCCGTCTTTGGCGACACGCTGCCGCTGGGAATCGAACTGCGAGGTTGA
- a CDS encoding Hsp70 family protein — MSEQKYCIGIDLGTTNSVVAYAPQSDSEAKTTDQAPEIQLLPIPQVVASGQVESRTSLPSFLYLPRDQEVDALEVTSEHARFPSSTEGVAGVYARQQAADNPQRVIVAAKSWLCQRKVDPDSPVLPWQSPDEIPRVSAVECTGIFLRHLVAAWQAKFPDAPIDQQQVVLTVPASFDPAARELTRRAAIRAGLNENFVLLEEPQAAVYRYLASTDGSWRKSLSDGDTMLVVDVGGGTTDLTLVGVQEEDGELMLKRVAVGNHLLVGGDNMDLALAYQAAEQFRQAGHDLDPWQSTSLWHACRDAKERLLSHDGPDSQSISVLGRGSSLIGGTITTEIQRSDASTLLLDGFFPKCAPQERPQANVVSGFQDVGLPYESDPAITKHIAAFLTDQSALSSEGEGNGPVTHLLLNGGVFRSPVMRERLESTLSSWTDSSVDTLSSEDDLDHAVAIGAAYYGWTKTHGGIRIRGGTAKAFYIGIETAGMAIPGAPRPLRAVCVAAQGMEEGTQAEVPGQEVGVVVGSPARFRFFSSTTRASDNPGDRLDRWSPTELQESEPIELTLDQNQGEDSGSSASDEPAQSFVPVQFESRVTELGMFELWCHDKRGDRRWKLEFNARQDDES; from the coding sequence ATGAGTGAGCAAAAATATTGCATCGGCATCGACTTGGGCACGACGAACAGCGTCGTTGCTTATGCCCCTCAATCCGATTCAGAAGCCAAAACGACTGACCAAGCACCCGAGATTCAGCTGCTGCCGATCCCTCAGGTTGTCGCTTCCGGTCAAGTCGAATCCCGCACCTCTCTGCCGTCTTTCTTGTATCTGCCACGCGATCAAGAAGTCGACGCGTTGGAAGTGACGAGCGAACACGCGCGGTTTCCATCTTCGACGGAAGGTGTGGCGGGCGTCTACGCGAGGCAACAGGCTGCTGACAACCCGCAACGCGTCATCGTTGCCGCGAAAAGCTGGTTGTGCCAACGCAAGGTTGATCCCGATTCACCTGTCCTTCCATGGCAATCGCCGGACGAAATTCCCCGAGTGTCTGCCGTCGAATGCACCGGCATTTTCTTGCGGCATTTGGTGGCGGCGTGGCAGGCCAAGTTCCCGGACGCTCCCATCGACCAGCAACAGGTCGTCCTGACCGTTCCCGCCTCGTTTGATCCCGCCGCTCGCGAATTGACTCGCCGTGCTGCTATCCGAGCCGGACTGAACGAGAACTTTGTCCTTCTGGAAGAGCCACAAGCGGCCGTTTATCGCTATCTCGCATCAACCGATGGCAGTTGGCGTAAATCGCTTTCGGACGGCGACACCATGTTGGTCGTTGACGTTGGTGGTGGTACCACTGACCTCACGCTCGTCGGTGTGCAGGAAGAAGACGGCGAATTGATGCTGAAACGTGTCGCGGTGGGCAACCACTTGCTGGTCGGTGGCGACAACATGGACCTCGCACTGGCCTATCAGGCCGCCGAGCAATTCCGCCAAGCTGGCCATGACTTAGACCCGTGGCAGAGCACATCACTTTGGCACGCCTGCCGTGATGCAAAAGAACGGTTGCTCAGTCACGATGGCCCGGATTCGCAATCCATCTCCGTTCTTGGTCGCGGCAGTTCGCTGATCGGTGGAACGATCACGACTGAGATTCAACGCAGCGATGCTTCGACGCTGCTGTTGGATGGTTTCTTCCCAAAATGTGCACCACAGGAACGCCCTCAAGCCAACGTAGTCAGCGGTTTCCAAGATGTCGGACTGCCTTACGAATCCGATCCCGCGATCACGAAACACATCGCTGCCTTTTTGACGGATCAGTCAGCTTTGAGCAGCGAGGGTGAAGGCAACGGCCCCGTCACGCATTTGCTTCTCAACGGTGGCGTGTTCCGGAGTCCGGTGATGCGTGAACGGCTGGAGTCGACGCTTTCCTCATGGACCGATTCCAGTGTCGATACTTTGTCGTCGGAAGATGACCTGGATCATGCCGTCGCGATTGGTGCCGCCTACTACGGTTGGACCAAGACTCACGGCGGTATCCGAATTCGCGGTGGCACGGCCAAAGCGTTTTACATCGGAATCGAAACTGCCGGCATGGCGATCCCGGGTGCTCCCCGACCACTTCGGGCCGTCTGCGTCGCGGCACAGGGGATGGAAGAAGGAACCCAAGCGGAAGTGCCTGGCCAAGAAGTTGGTGTCGTGGTCGGCTCTCCGGCTCGGTTCCGATTCTTTTCCTCAACCACTCGAGCGAGTGACAATCCCGGCGACCGTTTGGACCGCTGGAGTCCGACGGAGCTTCAAGAAAGCGAACCCATCGAATTGACGTTGGATCAAAATCAAGGCGAAGACTCCGGTTCCTCAGCTTCGGACGAACCAGCTCAAAGCTTTGTGCCGGTGCAGTTTGAATCACGCGTCACCGAGCTGGGCATGTTTGAACTTTGGTGCCATGACAAACGTGGCGATCGACGTTGGAAACTGGAGTTCAACGCTCGCCAAGACGACGAGTCGTAG
- a CDS encoding FG-GAP-like repeat-containing protein, producing MTSSQSPAGKQYSANKQSPSSTWLIALVAIGLLAAAGYWFSRGPAVDPEDDKVAGGDDPAQQIASQNLDLNRVALASMENLETDDAEKAWSSLSNARPEDLSVALNRALNRALTIDELSAVATDASAKPEEKQAARQRLAALLSETRGLIQKYVDLGGDSNLATWMNARVDLNEANLLPRSVMQSIRKEVFGRLIESIQSSAEAKGNENNSILLAGTLTQVVDLLEDPIRGIPPTILDPAATALTQLSNQQPNNLYLAVRAARLGIANELKASVDAIRRTQTLAASIEPTLRQQTAPIGKTPAELVDGIVASVEAGKFEEADNQMMLWFNLLNSTELIKTDRRRASPHPLDMIQFDSLRRLSAEVSKQSRIASASGPLVYDVESFNVAADGIEVSSPTDLIPIDANLDFKMDLVSLHPGDDSAALFLWMQGDDGWQNFGTLKVEGQWTGMMVADLFMVDSSSPGRLRQDATSRTHNTLRSLILFGESGVQLVVVDGRDFGQPDASGENTLKAETADGLETLQNVSAMISGDFEGDGDLDVMAATERGWELLVNRGNRTFFPLPTNDQQATSWGEGDQPVAFAIADLDRDLDLDVVTVHPKSGRVGWIENLLHLQFRFSYRDDIPVLPGVDSLAIEDVDGNVSWDIVLGSPKNGQLVLSHTGDIGVWRVDAVTPFSWPTSDDDSQSSQSNPGSLVVADLDNDSFYECLRGGIASSALELSPASSTDESPSEFGPKQDLQWNGSRENAGLHIHTATDFDGDLRLDLVGWPENAETSSPAISVASNATKLNGKAVSVRFKGIDDNNANSGRVNHYAVGSVLELRFGPHYRSRIITDPTTHFGLDGLTGPGNLRVIFPNGLTQSVPKIESGVMIEEEQTLKGSCPYLYAFNGERFEFVTDCLWAAPLGLQTSPGVVVPDRPWEHLLVEGKFLAPRDGAYELRITEELWEVAYFDQLELEAIDHPKEVVVFTNEKVGPPSVAEPTIHAFERSELQPLSKVTDTSGADVTSLLRETDGEHVQGFEHRYRQGLCPPHWIDLDLADRVSGDLSRDANIHLVLNGWILPTDTSLNIQIDQNPELASPEPPSLWVPDDASESGWSIASPYIGFPGGKNKTIVVDITDHVNRDDPRIRIRTTNQIYWDSTAVSIRTDEEIERLHSLVQVHPLALQSAEVAWHGFSKRSHPGPKQAETYDYQIVQDSPRWPPLDGPLTKYGPVEDLITDWDDSMIVISGGDEIRLRFAVPDNELPESQQRDFVLHGVGWDKDADLNTLAGQSTLPMPYRSMSKYPPPATQTTGETDSQEINSGHLSREQSFREFWSRGVNSRQQPSETPVH from the coding sequence GTGACTTCGTCTCAATCCCCTGCCGGCAAACAATATTCGGCCAACAAACAGTCTCCATCCAGCACCTGGCTGATCGCCTTGGTCGCCATCGGCTTGCTCGCTGCGGCCGGTTATTGGTTCAGCCGCGGGCCCGCTGTCGATCCCGAAGATGACAAGGTCGCTGGCGGTGACGATCCGGCTCAGCAAATCGCGTCGCAAAACCTTGACCTGAACCGCGTTGCACTCGCGTCGATGGAAAACTTGGAAACCGATGACGCGGAAAAGGCATGGTCGTCGCTTTCCAACGCTCGCCCGGAAGACCTCTCGGTCGCGTTGAACCGGGCTCTGAACCGGGCGTTGACTATCGATGAACTGTCGGCGGTCGCCACCGATGCCTCAGCCAAACCAGAGGAGAAACAAGCTGCCCGGCAGCGACTGGCAGCCTTGCTCTCAGAAACTCGAGGTTTGATCCAGAAGTATGTTGATCTGGGCGGTGATTCCAACCTCGCAACTTGGATGAATGCTCGAGTTGACCTGAACGAAGCTAACTTGTTGCCACGGTCCGTGATGCAATCGATCCGCAAAGAGGTCTTTGGGCGGCTGATTGAATCGATTCAGAGCTCTGCCGAAGCGAAAGGCAACGAGAACAACTCCATTCTGCTGGCGGGCACGCTGACCCAAGTCGTCGATTTGTTGGAGGACCCCATTCGTGGCATCCCGCCGACAATTCTAGATCCCGCCGCGACCGCACTGACGCAGTTGTCCAACCAGCAGCCCAACAATCTTTACTTGGCCGTCCGAGCCGCACGACTCGGGATCGCGAATGAATTGAAAGCTTCTGTGGATGCGATCCGGCGAACGCAAACGCTCGCTGCATCAATCGAACCCACGCTTCGCCAACAGACCGCTCCGATTGGAAAGACACCGGCCGAATTAGTCGACGGAATTGTTGCGTCAGTCGAAGCCGGCAAGTTCGAAGAAGCTGACAACCAGATGATGTTGTGGTTCAACCTTTTGAATTCAACGGAGCTGATCAAGACCGACCGTCGCCGAGCGTCACCGCACCCTTTGGACATGATTCAGTTCGATTCCCTACGCCGACTTTCCGCAGAGGTTTCCAAACAATCACGAATTGCATCGGCCTCCGGACCATTGGTATACGACGTTGAATCTTTCAATGTTGCTGCCGACGGCATCGAAGTGTCATCGCCCACCGACCTGATTCCCATCGATGCCAACCTCGACTTCAAAATGGACTTGGTGTCGCTGCATCCGGGGGACGATTCCGCGGCGTTGTTCCTTTGGATGCAAGGCGACGATGGTTGGCAGAATTTCGGGACGCTGAAAGTGGAGGGTCAGTGGACCGGGATGATGGTCGCGGATTTGTTCATGGTCGACTCCAGTTCGCCAGGCCGACTTCGCCAGGACGCGACATCGCGAACCCACAACACACTTCGCAGTCTCATCCTCTTTGGCGAATCGGGCGTTCAATTGGTTGTTGTTGATGGGCGAGACTTCGGCCAGCCCGATGCGTCGGGTGAAAACACATTGAAAGCCGAGACCGCCGATGGGTTGGAAACGCTTCAGAACGTGAGTGCCATGATCAGCGGTGACTTTGAAGGTGACGGGGACCTCGACGTGATGGCTGCCACCGAACGTGGTTGGGAACTGCTCGTCAATCGCGGCAATCGGACCTTCTTCCCGCTGCCGACGAACGATCAACAAGCCACGTCGTGGGGCGAAGGCGATCAGCCCGTCGCCTTCGCCATCGCTGACTTGGATCGCGACTTGGACCTGGACGTCGTGACGGTCCACCCCAAGTCAGGCCGCGTCGGCTGGATCGAGAACCTGCTGCACCTTCAGTTTCGTTTCTCCTACCGAGACGATATTCCCGTTTTGCCAGGTGTGGATTCGCTGGCGATCGAAGATGTCGACGGCAACGTGTCTTGGGACATTGTGTTGGGATCACCCAAAAACGGGCAGCTCGTGTTGTCGCACACCGGCGACATCGGAGTGTGGCGCGTCGATGCAGTCACGCCCTTCTCGTGGCCGACGTCCGATGATGACTCGCAATCATCGCAATCTAATCCTGGTTCACTCGTTGTCGCCGATTTGGACAACGATAGTTTCTACGAGTGCCTTCGCGGCGGAATCGCTTCTTCCGCGTTGGAATTGTCGCCGGCTTCGTCAACGGATGAATCGCCGTCCGAGTTTGGGCCGAAGCAGGATTTGCAATGGAATGGCTCCCGCGAAAACGCGGGGCTTCACATCCATACTGCCACTGACTTCGATGGCGACCTGCGACTTGACTTGGTTGGATGGCCCGAAAATGCAGAAACAAGTTCACCGGCCATCTCCGTCGCGTCCAACGCGACAAAATTGAATGGCAAGGCTGTTTCGGTTCGATTCAAAGGCATCGATGACAACAATGCGAACAGTGGCCGAGTCAATCATTACGCCGTTGGATCGGTCCTCGAGTTGCGGTTTGGTCCGCACTATCGATCTCGCATCATCACCGACCCAACCACTCACTTTGGGTTGGATGGATTGACCGGCCCCGGGAATTTGCGAGTCATCTTTCCCAACGGTCTGACACAATCGGTTCCAAAGATCGAGTCCGGTGTCATGATCGAAGAGGAACAAACTCTCAAGGGATCTTGTCCATATCTCTATGCCTTCAACGGAGAACGATTTGAGTTCGTCACCGATTGTTTGTGGGCCGCTCCACTTGGATTGCAAACGTCTCCCGGTGTCGTCGTCCCTGATCGTCCCTGGGAACATTTGCTCGTCGAAGGAAAGTTCTTGGCTCCTCGCGACGGAGCCTATGAACTTCGAATCACAGAAGAACTATGGGAAGTCGCTTACTTCGATCAGTTGGAATTGGAGGCGATTGATCACCCAAAGGAGGTCGTTGTCTTCACCAATGAAAAGGTCGGACCTCCGTCCGTTGCTGAACCAACGATTCACGCGTTTGAACGATCGGAACTGCAACCGCTTTCGAAAGTCACCGACACATCGGGAGCGGATGTGACTTCGCTTCTCCGCGAGACGGATGGTGAGCATGTACAGGGCTTTGAACATCGCTATCGGCAAGGCCTTTGCCCGCCACATTGGATCGATCTCGACTTGGCAGATCGAGTGTCAGGCGACCTGTCCCGCGACGCGAATATTCACCTGGTTTTGAATGGCTGGATTCTGCCAACTGACACGTCACTGAATATCCAAATTGATCAGAACCCTGAACTAGCATCGCCTGAGCCACCGTCGCTTTGGGTTCCGGATGACGCCTCCGAATCCGGTTGGAGTATTGCTTCGCCCTACATCGGGTTCCCCGGCGGCAAGAACAAAACGATCGTGGTCGACATCACTGATCACGTGAACCGCGACGATCCGCGAATTCGAATCCGAACGACCAACCAAATCTACTGGGATTCCACCGCGGTTTCGATTCGAACGGACGAAGAGATCGAGCGACTACACTCGCTCGTTCAGGTTCACCCGCTGGCGTTGCAATCCGCCGAAGTGGCGTGGCATGGTTTTTCGAAACGAAGCCATCCTGGGCCGAAACAGGCTGAGACCTATGACTATCAAATCGTCCAGGACTCGCCTCGTTGGCCACCTTTGGACGGACCATTGACCAAGTATGGTCCCGTCGAGGATCTGATAACGGACTGGGACGATTCGATGATTGTGATCAGCGGTGGCGATGAAATTCGACTGCGTTTTGCTGTTCCGGATAACGAACTGCCCGAGTCCCAACAACGCGACTTTGTCTTGCACGGAGTCGGGTGGGACAAAGACGCTGACCTGAATACCCTGGCCGGGCAATCGACGCTGCCCATGCCATATCGATCGATGAGCAAGTATCCGCCGCCGGCCACTCAAACGACGGGTGAGACCGATTCGCAAGAAATCAACTCGGGCCACCTCTCACGAGAACAATCGTTTCGCGAATTCTGGTCGCGCGGTGTGAATTCGCGTCAGCAACCAAGCGAGACGCCAGTTCACTAA
- a CDS encoding nucleotide pyrophosphohydrolase — protein MPQSSSDPAERTSSSISIAEAQEQVDRWIQTIGVRYFDEMTNLAQLVEEVGEVARILSRTKGEQSTKPGVVLGELSDELADVMFVVICLANQSGIDLTDALRRNLDKKTKRDATRHRENAKLSGSDESSESA, from the coding sequence ATGCCGCAATCTTCTTCGGACCCCGCGGAACGCACGTCCTCGTCCATCTCGATTGCCGAGGCGCAAGAGCAAGTCGACCGATGGATTCAAACCATTGGCGTTCGATACTTCGATGAGATGACCAATTTGGCTCAGTTGGTCGAGGAGGTCGGCGAGGTCGCTCGCATTCTTTCGCGAACCAAGGGCGAACAATCAACCAAGCCCGGCGTGGTGCTTGGTGAACTGTCAGACGAACTCGCCGACGTGATGTTCGTTGTGATCTGCTTAGCCAATCAATCTGGAATCGATTTGACGGACGCCCTGCGGCGAAACCTTGACAAGAAAACGAAGCGGGACGCAACTCGGCATCGCGAAAACGCAAAATTGTCTGGCTCGGACGAATCGTCGGAATCCGCGTGA
- a CDS encoding TerC family protein, with protein MMDLIASSVEVASDVPLWSVPSLIALFALTLMEIVLGIDNIVFIAILTGKLPAEKRSFARRFGLFVAMGMRILLLMMIGWLMSLQSPIIELSSLVPIESLREHLTADAEVNEVSGRDLILLFGGLFLMFTAVREIHHKIEGEHDDDPQMDMDLPEADAAVKSRKPVTVGSVLFQIALMDVIFSLDSVITAVGMASHLPIMIAAVVISVGVMITFANQISDFVQEHPTVKMLALSFLILISVVLLSEAVGTPINKGYVYFAMAFSLMVEFLNLRMSKKATLQHA; from the coding sequence ATGATGGATTTGATTGCCTCGTCGGTTGAAGTTGCCTCGGATGTGCCGCTGTGGTCGGTCCCATCATTGATCGCGTTGTTTGCGCTGACGCTGATGGAGATCGTGCTGGGCATCGACAACATTGTGTTCATCGCGATCCTGACCGGAAAGCTTCCGGCCGAGAAACGATCATTTGCTCGGCGATTTGGATTGTTCGTCGCCATGGGAATGCGAATCCTGCTGCTGATGATGATCGGCTGGTTGATGAGCCTTCAGTCGCCGATCATCGAACTCTCATCACTGGTGCCAATCGAATCGTTGAGAGAACACTTGACTGCCGATGCAGAAGTCAATGAAGTCAGCGGACGAGATTTGATCCTGCTGTTCGGCGGCCTTTTCCTGATGTTCACCGCGGTACGAGAAATCCACCACAAAATCGAAGGAGAGCATGATGACGATCCACAAATGGACATGGATTTGCCCGAAGCCGATGCGGCAGTGAAATCTCGAAAGCCAGTCACGGTGGGCTCGGTGTTGTTTCAAATCGCGCTGATGGACGTCATCTTTTCACTCGACAGCGTGATCACCGCCGTTGGAATGGCTTCGCACCTGCCGATCATGATCGCTGCGGTGGTGATCAGCGTGGGCGTGATGATCACGTTTGCCAATCAAATCAGCGACTTTGTTCAGGAACACCCGACGGTCAAGATGCTGGCGTTGTCGTTTCTGATCTTGATCTCTGTGGTGCTGCTCAGTGAAGCCGTTGGAACGCCGATTAACAAGGGATATGTGTACTTCGCGATGGCGTTCTCTCTCATGGTCGAATTCCTGAACCTACGGATGTCGAAGAAAGCGACTCTCCAACACGCTTAG
- a CDS encoding sulfite exporter TauE/SafE family protein: MSFLEILAQPATWQLVGVLCLGIFVQAAAGFAGGLVIVPLLLWAGYSIPEAQTSLLVATIPQNLWGVVSFRDSLDSKRLVWPGAARLLFLPLGVLTLQWMESFSMVTLRQIVGVAVLSATLATMQFRPRPREQVASIWSYLVFPLSGFLQGLVGMGGPPMVLWVQAHDWDTRRMRGFLFSMYLISLAPGIAILVWFFGSRVIPPALIATAAIPILLMVTWVGLKVGTALGTQRLRRITMALLLLMGLAGLAAPWLSPT; this comes from the coding sequence GTGAGCTTTCTTGAGATACTGGCTCAACCGGCGACTTGGCAACTGGTGGGTGTACTGTGCCTGGGCATCTTTGTTCAAGCCGCCGCTGGATTTGCCGGCGGGTTGGTCATTGTGCCGCTGCTTCTATGGGCCGGGTATTCCATCCCGGAAGCCCAAACATCGTTGCTGGTAGCGACCATTCCACAAAACCTATGGGGAGTCGTCTCGTTCCGCGATTCGCTGGATTCCAAACGATTGGTTTGGCCCGGAGCAGCGAGATTGTTGTTCCTGCCTTTGGGCGTGCTGACGCTGCAATGGATGGAATCGTTTTCGATGGTCACACTTCGGCAGATTGTCGGCGTGGCCGTTTTGTCGGCGACGTTGGCAACGATGCAGTTTCGGCCCAGGCCACGAGAACAGGTGGCGTCGATTTGGAGCTACTTGGTGTTTCCGCTGTCTGGTTTTCTGCAGGGCTTGGTCGGCATGGGCGGGCCGCCGATGGTGCTTTGGGTGCAAGCCCATGATTGGGACACGCGGCGAATGCGAGGCTTCTTGTTTTCGATGTATCTGATCAGCTTGGCCCCAGGAATCGCGATTTTGGTATGGTTCTTTGGATCTCGCGTGATTCCCCCGGCATTGATCGCCACCGCCGCGATTCCTATTTTGCTGATGGTCACTTGGGTCGGGCTAAAAGTTGGAACGGCTCTGGGGACGCAGCGTCTACGCCGAATCACGATGGCATTGTTATTGCTAATGGGGTTGGCTGGTTTGGCCGCGCCGTGGCTGTCACCCACTTAG